The genomic stretch ATGCGCAGTTCGGGGAAGCGCAGCGCCACCTCGTCGGTCACCAGCGGGTAGGTGTAGCGCAGCGGCGCCGTGCGGATCGGCGACGCCCCCTGGTGGAAGAGGATGGGGAGCGCGTTCCGCTCGCAGTAGGCGTAGAACGCCAGCGCGGGCTCGCCGAGCGGGTCGAAGTTCTGGTAGTTGGGGCCGAGCTTGACGCCGACGAGCCCCATCTCGCGACACCGCTCGGCCTCCTCCAGGCAGTCGGAGGACGTCGGATCCACGGACATGAACCCGATGCGGCGGGCGGGGTCGTTCGCCACGAACTCCGCGGTCGCGTCGTTGGTACGGTCGGGATCGTGCGGGATGCCGGTCGTGGCGGCCGGGTCGGCCACCGCGATGTTGAACACGATCGCGACGTCCGCCGCGGACATGGCGCCGTCGAAGTCGGCCCAGGTGTTGGTGGTGACGACCGGACGATCGGTGCGCCAGGAGGTGAAGACGCACGCCTCTCCGGCCGGCACCACGTCACGGTGGGTGGGGGTGTGGGCGTGGACATCGACGATCATCGGAATTCCCTCATCAGGTCTGCTCGGGGCCGGACGCCCAGTCCGGGTGAGTCGCCCAGTCGGACGCGACGGCCGTCGCTGTCCAGCGGCTCCTCAAGGATGTCCTCGGCGTAGTAGTGCGCGCCGATGATGTCGGAGGGGAACTCCCGGGACAGCGCCGGCAGCGCGCAGGCGACGTGGAGCTGCGCGGCGGCGCCGATCCCCAGCTCGCCGTTGGAGCCGAGGAGCGCGTCGATCCCGAAGGCCGAGGCGAGCCGCCCCATCGCCACGGCGCGTCCGGGGCCGCCGCTCTTGCCCACGTAGAGGCTGACGCAGTCGGCGGCCTCCGCCCGGACGAGCGCGGTCAGGTCGGCCTCGCCGAAGACGGACTCGTCGGCGACCACCGGCAGGCCGAGGTTCCGCAGCCCCCGCATGCCGTCCAGATCGGCCGGCGCGACCGGTTGCTCGACGAACGAGACGCCCTGCTCGGTCAGCGCGGGGATCGCCCGGGCCGCCTGGCTG from Sphaerisporangium krabiense encodes the following:
- a CDS encoding amidohydrolase family protein, with product MIVDVHAHTPTHRDVVPAGEACVFTSWRTDRPVVTTNTWADFDGAMSAADVAIVFNIAVADPAATTGIPHDPDRTNDATAEFVANDPARRIGFMSVDPTSSDCLEEAERCREMGLVGVKLGPNYQNFDPLGEPALAFYAYCERNALPILFHQGASPIRTAPLRYTYPLVTDEVALRFPELRIVMAHMGHPWGKETVATIRKHPHVYADVSSIYLRPWVCYESLLAAVEWGCTDKLLLGSDFPIANTGEAMAGLRGVNRILEGTALPRVPSELIERIIHADALSALGLTLGGAR